ACAGTAGAAATTATCACACAAATTGTTGAGTTGAGCAAGTCTATGGATCTTGAAGTGCCTGAGATGCTTGGTGCAGAATTCTGTGTCATCGTTGCTGAGATAGAAGCTGAACGTCGAAGCCTATCGACAAAGAGGAGATAATATATAGATAGAAGAGCCTATAAGTTGTATTGGTAGAAGCCATTTTGTAAAACTAATTTTGAAACATCACAGTTGTAAAACAGTCCAATTTTGTTTGAAATGACATGAATGCCTATGTTCTACTGATCATTACTCATGAACTTGAAATAAGAGAAAATCATTctaacagtgatgtgttttgttaacaacagtgaagtaaaatcatgctaagagtgatgtattttgtgaacaagagtgaagtaaaatcatgctaagagtgatgtgttttttaaacaagagtgatgtgttttgtaaacaagagtgaagtaaaatcatgctaagagtgatgtgtgttgtaaacaagagtgatgtgttttgtaaacaagagtgaagtaaaatcataataagagtgatgtgttttgtaaacaagagtgaagtaaaatcatgctaagagtgatgtgtgttgtaaacaagagtgatgtgttttgtaaacaagagtgaagtaaaatcataataagagtgatgtgttttgtaaacaaaagtgaagtaaaatcatgctaagagtgatgtgttttgtaaacaagagtgaagtaaaatcataataagagtgatgtgttttgtaaacaagagtgaagtaaaatcatgctaagagtgatgtgttttgtaaacaagagtgaagtaaaatcactcttttattgagattttttggGAGAAAATAACTATGATTGTGGATAATATCAGCCAACTTAAATTAGGACTACGTACCATATTTGTGACAATTAGCTATATTAAACATGAcataatcattttttttgtaaaaatagcaTAAGTAGAGATGTAACTTTATTTCAAgcaaataaatcaatttaaattcTACTAAAACTATTCGCTAATCGTTATTAATAATACATGTGTGTACAGTGTACTCATTTGATTAAGGTAACTGCGCATCACACGTGGGTTGATCTAGCCGGCAGCCTTCAACAAACCCTCCGCCCCGCTCTTCTCACCGGTTCCGCCGAGTAGCTCCTCCGCCTTCTTCGCATAGTCCCCAACCTCGCCGCTCTCCTCCGGCTTCTTCACGTCGCCGCCCGAAGGAATTTCAGTCTCGGCCGCGGGTTTGTCTTCAGCGGGGGCGCCGTACTGGCGGAGGTAGCCCTCGGCTTGGTCGACGTACTTGCCGACACCCTGGGTGGAGTCGAGCTTGCCGTACTTGGAGACGGCACCGAGGAAGTCGGCGGAGGAGCTGGCCGCCTTGGCCTTGTCGCACTTCTCCAGCTCGTTGCTGAACTAGGCTgcataatttgatttaattttgataatgtaatttccaaaaatatccttggcctattttgtataattaaaataaataatatttgttccattaagatgtgtggctgagatttgttctctagttatacacttaagattagttatacattgatcactaccctctatatatatatatatatatatatatatatataataaaagaaAGGTTAGTTAATGCTGAAATGATATGGGACTCAATTGAACTTTATATGGGCCAAATTAATAAGAATATTTCTATGTAATATTAATATATGTTCATATTAAAACAGaatgtattatattttttatgcaGGTTTTAAAAGAGTTTTAGGTCTatatattattgttttatgtattttataattCTCATAATAATTAGTTATTTGGAAAATTTCTTATCATTCTATTTTTTTGGAACATACACAGATTTCTAGGATAGCATGCTGAGTAGGATTTTTTTGGGAACATGCACAGATTTCTAGGATAGCATGCTGAGTAGCAGAgcactataaatattaaatactttTGCCCACTCACTCCTGCAGTCCCTCACTCATCTCTCAAACGAAGATTTTCCAGATTAAAGCAACAAAAATAGTTCACTTGCTCTCTTCTTCCTAATTCATCTTTTCTCACTCAAAGCCTTctgttttattcttttattatcgGCACTATTTATTCTTCTATATAAATGCATGTTCTAATACCAACAATATGAATGTAGTTTTCTAACCTTTTTTCTCCATTGCGTTATATATCATGCTTTCTGCCTCTCATTAATGCTATGGGTCCAATTTGTTCCTGCAAGTAATGATTGAGATTATCTTGAAAGTTCCTGTATTAATAAATACACTCATTGAAGATATGTGCATTCTAACCTTGAATATGCCATTGTTTCCCTGTAGTGTAGTAACAAATGAAACCTTCAATGCCACCTTTGTTTGATGTTTTTGTTCAATCTGTGTATGCATTTACAATCTGTCACTACTGTTTCAAgcaaaaaaattgtgtttgtcTATTCTACTATTCATCTACACTCTTTATTCTTAAATTGCTGattgatttttgttttctttttcttatcatAGGTTATATTTTAGGGTGTTTGTTCCACGATTCGAatgtattattttctttttaccaATCTATGTAGCTAATTACAATAaactacatatataatattTCACATAAGTTACATAAATCTAAGACCATCAATCTTATATCAATATTAAGATATCATATTGAAGTGCAAACTTTAGAATTCAATTAATGTAGTCAGTTACCTTGAAGCAATTTTTACTTCTAAATCTTTTGTCAGCTGATAGATACATTGGAGCCAAAGTTTTCCTCCAAATTACATATACCCATATATTTAACATATTTGAGACCTATATGAGAACAGATATTAGCATTCACTTAATCCCTGCAGTAAGACCTAATCTCAGGATAATTCCACTTTTTTGCAGTAAATCCAAAGGTTATGGTGGTATCTTGAAGCTTTAAATGTTTAAATCATTTTATGAAAAACCCCTTAGAGAAATATGCATAGCAACTGTTTTCAGAAATTTCAGTACCTATTTAGTGGAGTATTACAttagtcacattttattttgaaaatccGTGCAGAGCATTTAGAATTCAAGTGTTGCAAGTATATGATTACTTATATAGATATTTTTTAATCCTATAGACATGTACCTTGAatcagtttttttttctaaatctgTTGTGATCTGATGTCAGATCTGTTGTAGCCTTAGAGACGATCTTTGAGTCGTCGTATGTTCGTCCTCTACACCTTGAATCGTCGGTAGATGTCCATTGTTGCTCCGTGCATGTAAAATAATAAGTGAAATAGTTAGAAACTTGATAAATTTCGAcgatttgttgatattttgttcaAATTTGCGAACTATTTTCCGATTTTACCTGAAATCGCTTCCTTCACCGGTCTGTCGACTACAAGTTCACCGGCGTGGATTGAGGCTAGGGTTTGTGAATCTCTCCATCGTCGGTTGAATGTCATAGGTTTTTGCGGCGTGCTTAAGTCGCCGAGGCTACGCTTTGCGGTGGCTTCATTGTTCATCGGGGCAAGCAGATAGCTCCGATTTTAGGAACGAGAGAGAAGAATAACTCTTGAACGCCGATAGTTAGGCTAAAGGATAGAAGTTTTGCGCTGTTGATGTCAGTATCTCGGTCGGTGAGGTTGATCTCTGGCGAAATCGTGTCATTGGATCTAGGGTTTGTGGGGGTGGCAGACGGCGGTTCATATCAGAGAGAAAGAAGAtggtatttatattttctataaaatatgCTCTGGTTGCTAAGTgtgttaatttaattagtgcTCTTCcagtaattattttaattagctCATCATGTCAATATGTTCATCTCAATGTGCCATTTCCGATCAGCAATGTTATGTTTAATTGGAAAAATGTTTTGGTCCTCTTTTTTAGGAACTTTTGGGCCATGTAGGGATAATGTGTTATGTGTTGGTACTTTTATTTAAGAGTTATTGGGCCATTCATGTAACGATATTGGGTTGTTTTATAATTCTCTTATTTTTTGGCAGGATATTAATTTTTGTAGTCCTTTTTTTAAGTTTTCATTCTAGGTCTATAATTTGTTTCTTATATTAGTTctgattatttttttagtataatttttcttgttttttaattttaaatcaattacactttttattacattttgtTTAATTCGGTTgtactaataattatttttattataggcCTTTAAAGTCCTATTATTACATTTGATGTTGTCCATGATAGTGGACAACATTCTTTTGTTGTGAATGAGAATATTGTTCCGTCAACTTTAAATCGTAATAGAGGtattttttatccatttttgttgaatactccctccgtcgacgaaaaataggacacattgtgaatgacatgggttttaatgcgaaattagtaaagtaagagagaagtagtgttagtggattatggggTCCATATTCTTAGTTAGAGAGAAGTGAAAAACAATATGTGTATATCGTAAAATAGAATTTCTATACTAAAACTTTGTGTATCCATAAAATGTAATTTCCATTACTTTTGAGCTTTCATTTGCTAATTTATTTCAACATAGTTATGTTAGTAATGTGACTTTTTATGTATAGATTCATGTTCATCACCCGTTATTTGttatatgaaaaatattttgaattataaaaatttcaatttcttttgAACAATATTTTCCATCTTATTGGTCAATTTGGTAAAAAAATCATGCaatatggggtccactaccaaaaaatggtaaaacacGTAACTGTCAAGGATAAAACACGTAACTGTCAAAATTGTGAAATTTGGTCATTTGCTTTCGGTCACTTCTGGATTGGAATTTGCAAATATGTTTACATTTTTGAGTTATGTGTATGCATATTTTCACAATTCTAATTTATAATTTAGACATGCAAATCTTAACAATTTAAACCTGTATTGTTTCTGCTTAACAGATGATTCAGAGACTTTGAACTATTTGGTAATTTTAACCGATGTACTTGCAATTCTATTTTTACCTTGGAATGAGAATCGTTTGATTCTTCTTCGTCTCCCATTCGTGTTTGTGATCCGTCGCCAGATTTGGGGCTGATGGATGGATTTTGAGGGTTTTGTTTGTTGATCAAGAAATTTTGTAGCAAGTTTCCGCCTTTTGAACACCAATCTGTGACTTTAGTTGCAGAAGCACCAAACTTTTGAGGACAATTGTGTTAGTCGACTCGAAGTCGGTGGTTGAAGATTTTTCGATTAAATCTTCAATCGTCGATATTGTCGATGTAATTTTGTGTCGGTGGGTGTTTTCTTTAGAAATCAGACTTGAAAATGAGTAGTTCTTCGATTTTAATTTCTTGCTCGATTGGTGAGCTGTTGAGAGTGTGACCGATGAGGGTTTCAATGTTGGTGGAAAAGACGAAGTCTCTCTTTTTAAAGAGTTGACTAGTAGATGGTACCTGATATTTCACTTTCGTACATAAATGATACCTAATCTTTGGAGGCATAATATTTGTCATAAGGTTTTGATTCCGCGAATGTAATTGATACCGTCTGATCCAAGGCTACCATTCAGATTCTAACGACGCCAATTTCCATTGGCTGTGTtatatgcaatgaccattaacaaaAGTTAAGGCCAATCTCTATCCCATGTTggataaatagttaaaaaaaacgatCTTCAGTCATGGACAACTTTATGTTGTTATATCTAGAGTCACAAGTTGTGAAGGTTTGAAGATTTAAGTTTGTGGGGGATGAATATGATAGTAGAAGTGATTATACTCTTcatgttgtttacaaagaagtCTTTCAAAATGTATGAATTACTGGTGTTAGAGGGATATTTGTAACTATTTTGTTGAGAAGATGTTTGATTTCGATGTTTTGTTGATCGAATTTATaatgaactatttattttttcaaataatttaatttatttactttggCATTTAGTATTTCTTAATCTTTTGTTTGTAGATCatattctatttctatttctttccCTCATGTCCTTTCGTTACAGTGGACTGATAGACTGATAGATGTAgaagtatgttttttaaatttttataatctaatgaatacaaaatttaaatagtttATATTCATGATTTGCagtaatttttacattttttctatatattttttatttgatttaattcgttttaaatatatttttttattttttgaaaatcatttggcccgtgcatagcacgggagGTAAGTATCATTATCTCATCTTTTttctgtattatattttatttattccccTCATATCTGCGtttcaaattcataaaaattatttGTTCATTGGAAATAGACACTTATTTATTTGTCTTGATATTTACAATGTGTTTTTTTACAAACGTGAATTCTCTGTCTGCAAGcataattatacaatatttatcATCTACTTTTTCTTAAGTTCATTTATCTTAGAATTTTTTACAAGTTTTatggcccgtgcatagcacgggtggtaaAACTAGTTTTATAAGAAAATCCCACTTaccaaatatttttgtgttttatatttaatttaataaataataactaaatttttttatgaataaatgaaattaaatttaaacgTGCCACTAAAGATTCGAAACTGGGAAACTTTCCTCAATATTTTTGGCCTATATTTCTTTTATTGaagttttttttcaaatataatttatttttcaatgtatataaaaataaagtgtTCCTCACCTTTAATGTTTTATATTCTTGTttcaaattgttttatttgaatatgccatcaaaaatattaaaaattgaaattatttaaagaATATATAACAAAGTTTAAATTATGGTCATTCTTTATCAGATTTTTTGTGAAATCAAATACTATAAGTATCATTTTGATAGTATATTAATTGATTGTGGCTATagcatatattttttttagaatattaattaattaattaatatgcatAAAAGAGGAGAGGAGGAGGCTAAAAGAGCAAGCTGCCAATGAGTTCCGCTACCCACCATAAAATTGAGATGAATATGATGTCCAAAAATTGGGATAGACGGTGAAGGTCGAGCATCAATTTTAGGAAGACCAAACGCTGAGTGTCGATTTGGCATATATTATGGAAAACCTCAACACTCTATTTTCCGCCACCTCCCTCCATCTGAGATGGAGTGAAGTATTATTAAGAACATCATGTTAAAGATGTTAAATAAGTGTTTGTTTGGAGACAACCCAacattgatatttttatttttcttactttattgttttagtttgtttgctttaaattttatattttgtttttgagCCATTGCATATACTGGAAGCAGTCATTGCAATCCACAATGACCCACTGAATAAGAATCAAATGTCCGCCGACATTGCACTACCCATGCCAAGGCTGCTCAACAGTGCCTTTCGTGTCGACGTCTCAAGGTATCTTTATTGCTTTCATAGTATCCAATGTACCTACCGCCTTTTAAAACTTATTcttaatgtatttttaaaaagtttgtggggatgaagtggtggaccatgaaactatgagttttaattgtttttagttGTTTTTGTTATAGTAAACTCGAAAATAATGAATTTTCAAATGATTAATATAGAGAACATAGAAAAACACTTGCTTAGGGACATCTGACCGAGGTGCCTATGATAAAAAAAGTCCTTCCATATTTTATTGAGTTTAACTTATGCATTGAATTGAAAAATTTGGTAtaaaggtgcataattagtgaattacTTGTTTGCCTTGTATTATGTccataccttgtgagatttgaacttttaattatttattttgtgatttatctgtattcatgtatttgtttctagaaATCCCTCTTAGTTTGTCTAAATCTACATAGTgttttgataaggctcgtttcatgcatctgtTATGGGGAGGAATTCTGTATTTTTTGGAGACTAACGTGTGATTTTGACTAGGAGCCAGGAGGAATTCATGCATCTGTTCCGGTTTGTAGGAAGACGGAACCGGAAaaggaccgtgaggctatttcatgGTTCCAGTTCGAAAACCAGCGGTTTTCACGGttctgtttatttttttttcttctatgtaatttgaaatttggacttatacaataaattggaacaagacaatggatgatttaaattgaaataagacgaataaggtgaaaatgatatcaattttattgaatttgagttgtaacggacaacgatacattacaatgtACAATACATAATTACATATACAActtacaagtatacaacatacaataatgtaatataatttacaagtgtcgttagaacgtaaataaaaaaatatgaaatgggggggaaaaggaaaaaaattgaaaagggcttgagctcaacttaaactttcgaagttaaacttttcaaatttaagttgagttgcctatgtatccacaattttattgaggaatcaaagcccacgtagtctTGCATACCTTTTAGGCCGGCCGTGCTCGCCATTCACCGTCCCCCCCGTCATTGATATTGTTGAGCGCTCTAGCTTCcaacctcgtcatcgccatccgtggaaaagtcttcaccatcactctctacacggaagtcgaaatccgactcttgtgctctcatgtccgcctttgcgcaatcatcaagtaacatagtggcttccatgtttttggtggagagattgctccttttgtcgtctaggacacaaccgccgacactaaaagcttgctcaacGGCGACGATGGAAACGGGAACGGCaaaaatctccttagccattatcgagagtatcggaaactctttgtcatgtgttccccaccaattaaggacgtcaatttgttgagtaggaagacatgcatcttgaaaaatatagcgcgattccaaatatatatctaactcaCTAGTAGCTCTAGACCTATTGGTTGTAATACCATATatatcttgcaattgtgatactacgtctggATCCATCATGACATTGCTATAGTTcccgccaccaaaatcaaatgtagaaggactaggaggagcacgtacctggtgagcggtgttataccgcatttcatattccgtgtagagagcacgaagtgcactatctaaccttagtttgatttcatcaacattcgGAAGACTTAGTtagaagcattctcctcttgtcaagcccatttcgcgaagtagagaaaaatccaaatcgtgcaaacaaccatagtacatgtctaaaattttaagaacaccatgcaacttccactttggatccaagcattttgcaatcaaaaacacatttggaatacggtcaaaatattttaaccatttttcaaccatataaaacaaaatagccttcaactctatgaattgagtatttttcacacatgtcataaaaccaattgccacatacatgcaatgctccaaaacgcgcacataagtaggataataaacaccagataactcaacagtggcatttttgaaagcttggaataatcgaaacaaatccatgttgtggtcccaacaagagggtaTCAAAAGCAAATCATAAGGAACATGCGGGCAAGttctaaaaaaaatcacataaatattcaatgtggttcaaggtcgactccaacatatcgtacgtcgagttccaacgagttgaaacatccaaacgaaaatTGGTGTACCTGCACTGCTTGCTatgacaatatttcttccaagttCTACCAAttggagctttgttatgaatcaacttaacagcagttctaataggatcaacatacttttgccacaaatcgatcgcatcttgaacacacaaattcaaaatatgggcaatacatcgcacatgaaaatatttgccatcaataacaggagaacatgcactgatgaGTTCATCTATTCTGGTAGTGTTAGCgcttgcattatcaaaaccaacggataaaattttattgatcaattgaaatttattcaaaacttgaatgatcaattgagcaattgcttgtgcagtgtatggtgcgggaaattcccgaaatgcaatcaaacgtttgtttaaagtccaactgtgatcaacgaaatgcacagtgatacccatatacgaatttttgcaaaaacaaccagtccacacatcagaacaaatagaaactttatgacCCAAGTTAacaataaacgtacctaattgatccttcttttccatgcattgtctaACAACAGCTCGAGTCAtagaagttcgactcaattttcttgcagcgacATTATAAACTTGTCGCATACTCAACTCAAacgcatcgttatcaaaagcattgaacggaaaatgtttcatcacggcaaatctagacatcacattaagagcatttttgtgatcatattttaaaagagtattgctacacatacctgatgtttgggatgaacccgtcccattcccggtcccgactccatgttgaaagttaagttgagtttgggttggagcgataccaaactcgatcg
This sequence is a window from Salvia splendens isolate huo1 chromosome 5, SspV2, whole genome shotgun sequence. Protein-coding genes within it:
- the LOC121804072 gene encoding nodulin-related protein 1-like, translated to MYLSADKRFRSKNCFKIEQKHQTKVALKVSFVTTLQGNNGIFKFSNELEKCDKAKAASSSADFLGAVSKYGKLDSTQGVGKYVDQAEGYLRQYGAPAEDKPAAETEIPSGGDVKKPEESGEVGDYAKKAEELLGGTGEKSGAEGLLKAAG